The following proteins are encoded in a genomic region of Glycine max cultivar Williams 82 chromosome 18, Glycine_max_v4.0, whole genome shotgun sequence:
- the LOC100794040 gene encoding uncharacterized protein, which translates to MAFSTATVTTAPYGSWKSPITSDDVSGATKDLGGTTIDGRGRLIWLEFRPTESGRGVLVLEPENNGGEAVDITPKEFGVRTLAQEYGGGAFTVSGDVVFFANYNDQRLYKQSISSLDVPPVPLTPDYGGPLVSYADGRLDARFNRFISVREDRRESSLNPPTTIVSIALGSKDLQEPEVLVSGSDFYAFPRLDSKSERITWIQWNHPSMPWDKTELWVGYISENGEIYKRVCIAGNDPSRVESPTEPKWSLDGELFFVTDKENGFWNIHKWIEFENKVVSVYSLEAEFTRPLWTYGMNSYEFVESSKQKNLIACSYRQHGKSYLGIIDVQGSKLTVIDFPCTDINNITSGNDCLYVEGASEVLPSSVAKVTFDDDKSKAVDFNIIWSSSPDSLKYSSYISKPEFIEFPTEVPGQNAYAYFYPPSNPDFQASKEEKPPLLLKSHGGPTQETRGILNLSVQYWTSRGWAVVDVNYGGSTGYGRVYRERLLRQWGIVDVNDCCSCATYLVDSGKVDKERLCIMGGSAGGYTTLAVLAFRDTFQAGASLYGIADLNLLRAETHKFESHYVENLVGDDKDMYERSPINHVDNFSCPIIIFQGLEDKVVPPDQARKIYQAVKEKGVPVALVEYEGEQHGFRKAENIKFTLEQEMVFFARLIGHFDVADDITPIKIDNFDD; encoded by the exons ATGGCATTCTCAACAGCCACCGTAACCACTGCTCCTTATGGATCATGGAAGTCCCCCATCACCAGCGACGATGTCTCCGGCGCCACCAAGGACCTCGGAGGCACCACCATCGATGGTCGTGGCCGCCTCATTTGGCTCGAATTCCGTCCAACAGAATCAGG GCGGGGAGTTCTTGTTCTTGAGCCGGAAAACAATGGAGGTGAAGCTGTGGATATTACTCCTAAGGAGTTTGGAGTGAGAACATTGGCTCAGGAATATGGAGGTGGTGCTTTCACTGTTTCAGGGGATGTTGTCTTCTTTGCAAATTACAATGATCAGAGATTGTACAAGCAGTCCATTAGTTCTCTAG ATGTGCCTCCCGTACCGCTCACTCCGGATTATGGTGGACCTTTAGTCAGCTATGCCGATGGAAGATTGGATGCACGCTTTAACCGTTTTATTAGTGTTAGGGAAG ATCGTCGGGAAAGCAGTCTAAACCCACCTACAACAATTGTATCTATAGCACTTGGCAGCAAGGATCTTCAGG AACCTGAAGTGCTAGTTAGCGGGAGTGACTTCTATGCTTTCCCCCGTCTAGATTCAAAAAGTGAAAGAATAACATGGATTCAGTGGAATCACCCCAGCATGCCGTGGGATAAAACAGAACTTTGGGTTGGCTATATTTCTGAAAATGG TGAGATCTACAAGCGTGTTTGTATTGCTGGGAATGATCCTTCTCGTGTGGAGTCTCCAACTGAGCCCAAGTGGTCCCTTGATG GGGAGCTGTTTTTCGTGACAGACAAGGAAAATGGTTTTTGGAATATCCATAAATGG ATTGAGTTTGAGAATAAGGTTGTGTCTGTTTATTCTTTGGAAGCTGAGTTTACAAGGCCTCTGTGGACTTATGGTATGAATTCTTATGAATTTGTTGAAAGTTCTAAACAGAAAAACTTAATTGCTTGCAGTTACAG GCAGCATGGAAAGTCATATCTGGGAATTATTGATGTGCAGGGCTCAAAGCTAACTGTGATTGATTTCCCTTGCACAGACATAAATAACATA ACGTCTGGTAATGATTGCCTATACGTGGAGGGAGCATCTGAGGTTCTTCCATCGTCAGTGGCCAAG GTGACTTTCGATGATGATAAATCAAAAGCAGtggacttcaatattatttggTCTTCGTCACCCGACAGTTTAAAGTATAGTTCCTACATCAGTAAACCAGAGTTTATTGAATTTCCAACTGAAGTTCCAGGTCAAAATGCCTATGCATACTTTTATCCACCATCTAATCCTGATTTCCAAGCTAGCAAAGAAGAAAAGCCTCCATTATTATTGAAGAGCCACG GTGGACCAACTCAAGAAACTCGtggaattttaaatttgagcGTTCAGTACTGGACTAGTCGAGGTTGGGCCGTCGTTGATGTTAATTATGGTGGAAGTACTG GTTATGGCAGGGTGTACAGAGAACGGCTTTTGCGCCAGTGGGGAATAGTTGATGTTAATGACTGTTGTAGTTGTGCTACATATTTg GTGGACAGTGGAAAGGTGGATAAGGAGCGGCTGTGTATTATGGGGGGCTCTGCTGGTGGGTATACCACCTTGGCTGTCCTTGCTTTCAGAGATACTTTTCAGGCTGGGGCTTCTTTGTATGGT ATAGCTGACTTGAACTTGTTGAGAGCAGAAACTCATAAATTTGAATCCCATTACGTTGAAAACCTAGTTG GAGATGATAAGGATATGTATGAAAGATCCCCTATCAATCATGTTGACAATTTTTCTTGTCCCATCATTATATTTCAAGGATTGGAGGACAAG GTTGTGCCACCGGATCAAGCTCGGAAAATATACCAGGCGGTGAAAGAAAAAGGTGTGCCAGTTGCTCTTGTTGAGTATGAAGGAGAACAACACGGTTTCCGAAAG GCTGAGAACATTAAGTTTACACTTGAACAAGAAATGGTCTTCTTCGCACGATTGATTGGGCACTTTGATGTTGCTGATGACATCACTCCCATCAAAATTGACAACTTTGATGACTAA